In a single window of the Nitrospira sp. MA-1 genome:
- a CDS encoding DUF255 domain-containing protein — MFLQLVRFIGKCTPLGQFWRTIIKFAFVSVTEVRNDLCRIQGGCRLWMLAGFGAWLLVSPVHAEIRPHSESIDHPIIQWHEWGNEAFERAQAEDKLIILDLTAVWCHACHVMDQTTYANPRIVQLLNTKFIPVRVDTDQRPDLDARYRAGGWPTTNVLLPTGEILFQANALGSEEMETMLLEVQSIYVADKGELLKQASHLWERVNEKVKNDSSRGNELQASMAKQSVAMMRAQFDAVNGGFRDAPKFFEPEAIQMVFAYGFFEEDPELLKIGLDTLKRQVRLLDPVWGGFYRYAEQADWSQPHFEKMLSIQALNLRNYVEAFQLTGDLQFKRVALALIEYVSRFLTDSQTGLLYESQDADVLGTEGEAFMPGAEYYSLNESKRLAVGIPYVDQRVFTGSNALMAWAYLHASLVLEKFEIGNMALQMLSRLYEKRFDMEKGLAHVETGGVPSLYGLLSDHVLFGQALLEAFKVTGQSQYLQKAEALADVSRRLLHDSENGGFFDHPQTSGKLGLLKFPAKPVKGNLQAAIWYLDLFHLTGKQPYRFLAENALQAMVMSREPLPLALSGLAIDQWFRIPIHIAVVGDFDDAMTKTLLVEGQRMFCPGKIVKSFDSKEGPPKWGDIIFPYEERPVAFVCTDRMCSAPVFHAEDMKKSVADMVALLRDPVQK; from the coding sequence ATGTTCCTCCAACTTGTGCGGTTCATTGGGAAATGCACCCCTTTGGGCCAATTCTGGCGCACGATCATCAAGTTCGCATTCGTCTCGGTGACTGAGGTGCGGAATGACTTATGCCGTATCCAGGGAGGTTGCAGATTATGGATGCTGGCCGGATTCGGTGCATGGCTTCTCGTCAGTCCCGTTCATGCTGAAATACGGCCTCATAGTGAGTCTATCGACCATCCAATTATTCAATGGCATGAATGGGGAAATGAAGCGTTCGAACGTGCGCAAGCCGAAGACAAATTAATTATTTTGGATCTAACCGCCGTATGGTGTCATGCCTGCCATGTGATGGATCAGACGACTTACGCTAACCCTCGTATCGTACAGTTGCTCAACACCAAATTTATTCCTGTTCGGGTCGATACGGATCAGCGCCCAGATTTGGATGCTCGTTATCGAGCGGGAGGGTGGCCGACGACCAACGTCCTTCTGCCGACCGGAGAAATTCTTTTTCAGGCGAACGCCTTGGGTTCTGAGGAAATGGAAACCATGCTCCTTGAGGTGCAGTCTATTTATGTCGCCGACAAAGGTGAGTTGCTCAAGCAGGCCTCTCATTTATGGGAGCGGGTAAACGAGAAGGTGAAGAACGATTCTTCCAGAGGGAATGAGCTTCAGGCGTCTATGGCAAAGCAAAGTGTGGCTATGATGAGAGCTCAATTTGACGCTGTCAATGGAGGGTTTCGGGATGCCCCTAAATTCTTCGAACCGGAAGCCATCCAAATGGTTTTTGCCTATGGCTTCTTTGAGGAGGATCCTGAGCTACTCAAGATAGGATTGGATACCTTAAAAAGACAAGTGCGCTTACTTGATCCGGTTTGGGGAGGATTTTACCGCTATGCCGAACAAGCAGATTGGAGTCAACCGCATTTTGAAAAGATGTTGTCGATTCAAGCTCTGAATCTTCGCAACTATGTTGAAGCCTTCCAACTCACCGGGGATCTTCAATTTAAACGCGTCGCCCTGGCGCTCATTGAATATGTTTCGCGGTTTTTAACCGATTCGCAAACGGGGTTATTGTATGAAAGCCAAGATGCCGACGTTCTGGGAACTGAAGGGGAAGCTTTCATGCCTGGAGCCGAGTACTATTCTCTCAATGAGAGCAAACGATTGGCCGTCGGTATCCCATATGTGGACCAACGAGTTTTTACGGGGAGTAATGCATTGATGGCTTGGGCCTATTTGCATGCCTCATTGGTATTGGAAAAATTCGAAATAGGGAACATGGCTCTTCAGATGTTGAGCCGATTGTATGAGAAGCGTTTTGACATGGAAAAGGGGCTTGCTCATGTTGAGACGGGAGGGGTTCCAAGCCTTTACGGTTTATTGTCTGATCATGTGCTCTTTGGTCAAGCGTTACTTGAGGCCTTTAAAGTGACAGGGCAATCTCAGTATTTACAAAAGGCTGAAGCCCTCGCCGATGTAAGCCGGCGGTTATTGCACGATTCGGAGAATGGGGGATTTTTTGATCATCCACAGACGTCTGGTAAATTAGGTCTTCTGAAGTTCCCAGCTAAACCGGTGAAGGGAAATCTTCAAGCCGCCATTTGGTACCTCGATCTTTTTCATCTGACGGGGAAGCAACCATATCGTTTTCTGGCTGAGAATGCCTTGCAGGCCATGGTCATGTCCCGGGAGCCACTCCCCCTCGCATTGTCCGGATTGGCTATCGATCAATGGTTTCGGATCCCTATTCATATTGCGGTGGTAGGAGATTTTGACGATGCCATGACCAAAACCCTATTGGTGGAAGGTCAGCGAATGTTTTGCCCTGGAAAAATTGTGAAAAGTTTTGACTCCAAGGAGGGACCGCCGAAATGGGGTGACATTATTTTTCCCTATGAGGAACGACCTGTCGCGTTTGTCTGTACTGACCGGATGTGTTCGGCTCCGGTCTTTCATGCAGAGGACATGAAAAAGAGTGTGGCCGACATGGTGGCCCTACTCAGGGACCCTGTACAAAAATGA
- a CDS encoding carboxypeptidase-like regulatory domain-containing protein, whose product MRNRQSLTMSFLVGCMLIAAPLVAQAGGTIKGKVTFAGEVPPPKEFAFSKFPNVEFCKKNESKSADGETRLLKEVEVDGSKGLKNAVVAVTDIQDKAFLGKADKEAPQLVEAELCEFKPYTGVAVSKGLFKVVNNDADPSDPKSAEGVLHNPHSFDQLGAKSSTEFNIGLAKKGDSLEKSVKLKMSKKGSVLRLQCDQHEFMQGWYLPVTNAHYSVAGADGTFEIKDVPAGKHKVKAWHPIAGEVEADVDVKDGGTVEANFEIK is encoded by the coding sequence ATGAGGAACCGTCAGTCTTTAACTATGTCTTTTTTAGTGGGCTGCATGCTTATTGCTGCCCCATTAGTCGCCCAGGCGGGGGGAACTATTAAAGGGAAAGTCACGTTTGCCGGAGAAGTACCCCCACCGAAAGAATTTGCCTTCTCAAAATTTCCCAATGTGGAGTTTTGCAAAAAAAATGAGAGCAAAAGTGCGGATGGAGAGACTCGATTGCTGAAGGAAGTAGAAGTAGATGGAAGCAAGGGTTTAAAGAATGCGGTGGTGGCGGTTACGGATATTCAAGACAAAGCATTCTTAGGCAAAGCCGACAAGGAAGCTCCGCAATTGGTGGAGGCTGAATTGTGTGAGTTTAAGCCATATACCGGTGTGGCCGTCAGTAAAGGACTGTTTAAGGTAGTCAATAATGATGCCGATCCCAGCGACCCTAAGTCGGCGGAAGGTGTGTTGCACAATCCTCATAGCTTTGATCAATTAGGTGCCAAGTCCAGCACCGAGTTCAATATCGGTCTGGCCAAAAAAGGTGATTCTTTAGAAAAAAGCGTCAAATTAAAAATGTCGAAAAAGGGGTCTGTGTTGCGGTTGCAATGTGACCAACATGAATTTATGCAGGGCTGGTATTTGCCGGTGACCAATGCGCATTATAGTGTGGCCGGTGCCGACGGAACCTTTGAAATCAAGGACGTGCCTGCTGGTAAGCACAAAGTGAAGGCCTGGCATCCTATTGCCGGGGAAGTGGAAGCCGATGTGGATGTGAAGGACGGGGGAACCGTCGAAGCGAATTTCGAGATTAAATAA
- a CDS encoding PCP reductase family protein, translated as MQCGCDYFLRLMDIEELPSDSVFAKFHCDRCEFSLGAEGSAKELDSMVPHTLWSDEALYQLSRLPPYLLPLVREEVEEFASTRGQRVVTVSRVGSARNKGMVEWSPDAERRINNVPSGIRAMARIELERTALDRGMPAVTVALMEEVKARYFGMAAGRG; from the coding sequence ATGCAATGCGGTTGTGATTATTTCTTGCGGCTCATGGATATTGAAGAGTTGCCCTCCGATTCTGTGTTTGCCAAATTTCATTGCGATCGGTGTGAATTTTCTCTCGGGGCCGAAGGAAGTGCCAAGGAATTGGATTCTATGGTCCCTCACACTTTATGGTCAGATGAGGCTTTATATCAGTTGAGCCGGCTTCCTCCCTATTTACTTCCCCTTGTTCGGGAAGAGGTGGAGGAGTTTGCCTCTACCAGGGGGCAAAGGGTTGTGACGGTTTCCCGAGTTGGGTCGGCGCGGAATAAGGGGATGGTAGAGTGGAGCCCGGACGCAGAGCGCCGTATCAATAATGTTCCGTCAGGAATTCGGGCAATGGCGAGAATTGAATTGGAGCGTACAGCTTTGGATCGCGGGATGCCTGCGGTCACGGTTGCACTCATGGAAGAGGTGAAAGCCCGTTATTTTGGTATGGCGGCAGGGCGCGGATGA
- a CDS encoding DUF420 domain-containing protein encodes MDEMAVWLREPGFFGTHATVGADVSQLMATFFTALFIVGWIQARQHNNDRHHWLMFGGMIAMLAFFISYYLFRSLGVLAFEGKEGFGGPQWLYDQVFVPVLTLHILLVVIGLVMAIYMMVLGFRSQTFVEGKRVLKDAILKTSGRRIAMILGGVTTIVLLFFLSRVMTSGFSMGKFSVYLGLILLIALVFGIEISIQRIWPNGARRHRVLGRFTMVIYCVLFVTGTFTYTMLYILYPGKIG; translated from the coding sequence ATGGATGAAATGGCGGTATGGCTGAGAGAACCCGGATTTTTCGGCACCCATGCCACGGTTGGAGCGGATGTGAGCCAACTCATGGCGACGTTCTTTACGGCATTGTTTATTGTCGGATGGATTCAGGCGAGGCAGCACAACAATGATCGGCACCATTGGCTGATGTTCGGTGGGATGATTGCCATGCTCGCCTTCTTTATCAGCTATTATTTGTTTCGCAGTCTGGGTGTCCTGGCTTTTGAGGGAAAGGAAGGCTTTGGCGGACCTCAATGGTTATATGACCAGGTGTTTGTCCCTGTCTTGACCCTTCATATTCTCCTGGTCGTGATCGGCCTCGTGATGGCCATTTATATGATGGTGTTGGGGTTCCGGTCACAGACTTTCGTGGAAGGGAAGCGGGTTTTGAAGGATGCGATATTAAAGACTTCCGGGAGACGTATTGCGATGATCCTGGGAGGGGTGACCACCATTGTCCTCCTATTTTTCCTGTCACGGGTCATGACCTCTGGATTTTCCATGGGAAAATTCAGTGTGTATCTTGGTCTTATTCTTCTCATTGCATTGGTGTTTGGCATTGAAATATCTATCCAGCGGATTTGGCCAAATGGGGCCAGACGGCATCGAGTGCTTGGACGATTCACCATGGTGATTTACTGTGTCTTGTTCGTAACGGGAACGTTCACCTACACGATGCTCTACATCCTCTATCCAGGAAAAATTGGGTAG
- a CDS encoding methyltransferase — protein sequence MIRESSLADIFQIGYYWETKILLTAVKLDLFTALKGQSLTVNEVADSLKLNPRALELVMNALVAMRVLTKEEKLYANTPVAERHLVQSSSEYVGHLLLLHDAEWSHWGQLEQTVRTGRSPVTQHVFETNPELGAHVLTVLDRIGQGSGQGLAKSVPIHGAVRMLDVGGGAGTNAIAFCLEHPGLSATVFDLPQTLKVTKQHVERAGLADRIHLQSGNFHVDAFQGSYDLALMSDILHYQDGKTNAELVKKVYACLSEGGRLIIKDRFLDQTKTSPAWTTAFAVHILVNTECGECFTIQESRQWMDQAGFRIVEELEPRAMIQGTK from the coding sequence GTGATTCGTGAATCATCTCTCGCAGATATTTTTCAGATAGGCTACTACTGGGAAACCAAAATTCTCCTTACCGCTGTGAAGCTGGATCTTTTTACCGCACTCAAGGGACAGTCGCTCACGGTTAATGAGGTTGCCGATTCTCTGAAGCTCAATCCACGGGCCTTGGAGTTGGTGATGAACGCCTTAGTGGCGATGCGTGTGTTAACGAAAGAAGAGAAGTTGTATGCCAATACTCCTGTGGCTGAACGACATTTGGTGCAATCAAGCTCAGAGTATGTAGGGCATTTATTACTGTTGCATGATGCGGAGTGGAGTCATTGGGGACAGCTAGAACAGACAGTAAGAACCGGACGGTCACCGGTAACCCAACATGTGTTTGAAACCAACCCGGAATTGGGGGCCCATGTGCTTACCGTCTTGGATCGGATCGGGCAGGGAAGCGGGCAGGGATTGGCGAAAAGTGTCCCCATTCATGGAGCGGTGCGAATGCTGGATGTTGGCGGTGGGGCAGGAACCAATGCCATTGCCTTTTGCCTGGAACATCCCGGATTGTCCGCCACGGTTTTCGATCTTCCACAAACACTGAAGGTAACTAAACAACATGTCGAGCGTGCGGGATTAGCGGATCGTATTCACTTGCAAAGCGGCAACTTTCATGTTGATGCATTTCAGGGATCGTATGATCTTGCCCTCATGTCGGATATTCTTCATTATCAGGATGGCAAAACCAATGCGGAATTGGTGAAAAAAGTCTATGCCTGTCTGAGTGAGGGTGGAAGACTGATCATTAAAGACCGGTTTTTGGATCAGACCAAAACGAGTCCTGCTTGGACGACAGCCTTTGCTGTTCATATCCTGGTGAATACCGAATGTGGCGAATGCTTTACGATTCAGGAAAGTCGCCAATGGATGGATCAAGCCGGGTTTCGAATCGTGGAAGAATTAGAACCGCGTGCCATGATTCAAGGCACCAAATAA
- a CDS encoding cytochrome ubiquinol oxidase subunit I, translating into MKNLFKPLLSVLFIFLMQSGIALGMDAYSLPATDGQASQDIFYKTPGTIEGPSVAETHQDYSAYPLVDNRLVVWFVTQQHTYFGGFVLSIPLFCLLLEFIGITRKQPASQQKFDGLARDILRVALLSLSITALLGCLMLITFVTLYPGFMSYMGSTFKPVMPVYATVFVSEAFLLALYYYTWDFLKTPAAKWVHMTLGVLSNATGVVLLLLANSWASFMMAPAGVDAEGHFLGNVWHLLHSPLWNPLNTHRFLADIMSGGAVVVAYATYRYFMAKTPEDRAYYDWVGHVFIVVVVCALLPMPLAGYWLMRSVFEFRQTMGMAMMGGMLSWLFVLQAIMVGVLFLGINYYIWQSLARLQGGERFHPHFKAILFTLMVCFLVWFTPHTIAMSGSEMKAMGGQQHPVLGNYGVMSAKNGAVNVMICLTALSYILYRRANYVMTVPWASKGNIFLVGLFLMGIANIVWLAIYGFYIPANVRVGLSYPQGMTTATLVVGGLLLNRLLLRGAHMNGPVHWGRITPRGIVALFVVAAAFTWVMGLMGYIRSVGRLEWHISEIMPDQSSWAFTPSLGFAAKMVTLNMIVFWSSVFFVFWLSRRDQQVVERRTAEFARPSPVIQVISEEESA; encoded by the coding sequence TTGAAAAATCTTTTCAAACCATTATTGAGTGTGCTGTTCATCTTTCTCATGCAGTCCGGAATTGCGTTGGGTATGGATGCTTATTCCTTACCGGCAACTGATGGGCAGGCAAGCCAGGATATTTTCTACAAAACTCCCGGAACGATTGAGGGTCCATCTGTCGCGGAGACCCACCAGGATTATTCAGCTTATCCTCTCGTGGATAACCGGTTGGTGGTCTGGTTTGTGACTCAGCAACACACCTACTTTGGGGGATTTGTCTTATCAATTCCCCTATTTTGTCTATTATTGGAATTCATAGGAATTACTCGAAAGCAGCCGGCATCCCAACAGAAGTTCGATGGACTGGCTCGTGATATTTTGCGCGTGGCCCTGTTGTCCTTGTCCATTACCGCTTTATTAGGCTGTCTCATGCTCATAACCTTTGTGACTCTTTACCCTGGGTTTATGAGTTACATGGGGTCGACGTTTAAGCCCGTCATGCCGGTGTATGCCACGGTGTTTGTGAGTGAAGCATTCCTGTTGGCCCTCTATTATTACACCTGGGATTTTCTCAAGACTCCGGCGGCAAAGTGGGTCCATATGACTCTTGGAGTTCTTTCAAACGCAACCGGAGTGGTTTTACTGTTGTTAGCCAATTCATGGGCTTCGTTTATGATGGCACCAGCCGGAGTTGATGCCGAAGGGCACTTTTTAGGAAATGTGTGGCATCTTTTGCATTCTCCATTATGGAATCCACTGAACACGCATCGCTTTTTGGCGGATATTATGTCAGGTGGCGCCGTGGTCGTCGCCTATGCGACCTACCGGTATTTCATGGCAAAAACCCCTGAGGATCGGGCGTATTATGATTGGGTTGGGCATGTCTTTATTGTGGTTGTGGTCTGTGCGCTCCTGCCCATGCCACTTGCAGGCTACTGGTTGATGCGCTCTGTGTTTGAGTTTCGGCAAACTATGGGCATGGCCATGATGGGGGGAATGTTGTCGTGGCTGTTTGTGCTTCAAGCTATTATGGTTGGTGTCTTGTTTTTGGGAATTAATTATTACATCTGGCAATCATTGGCCCGCCTTCAGGGTGGTGAGCGCTTTCATCCACATTTTAAGGCCATTCTCTTTACATTGATGGTGTGTTTTCTCGTGTGGTTTACCCCGCACACCATTGCGATGAGTGGGAGTGAGATGAAAGCCATGGGCGGGCAACAGCATCCGGTGCTTGGGAATTATGGGGTCATGTCCGCAAAGAATGGTGCGGTTAATGTCATGATCTGTTTAACCGCACTGAGTTACATTCTGTATCGGCGAGCCAATTATGTGATGACAGTACCGTGGGCATCCAAGGGAAATATTTTTCTTGTGGGGTTGTTCCTCATGGGGATTGCCAATATTGTGTGGTTGGCTATTTACGGATTTTATATTCCGGCAAATGTCCGCGTGGGCCTTTCTTACCCTCAAGGGATGACGACCGCGACTCTAGTGGTTGGTGGGTTATTGTTGAATCGGTTGTTATTGCGTGGCGCTCACATGAACGGGCCTGTGCATTGGGGACGAATTACCCCGCGTGGGATTGTGGCATTGTTTGTTGTGGCTGCCGCCTTTACCTGGGTAATGGGGTTGATGGGGTATATACGGTCCGTTGGCCGATTGGAGTGGCATATTTCCGAAATAATGCCGGATCAATCCTCGTGGGCATTTACCCCTTCTCTGGGATTTGCAGCAAAAATGGTCACCCTCAATATGATTGTTTTTTGGTCTTCAGTCTTTTTCGTGTTTTGGCTTAGCCGACGGGATCAACAAGTGGTAGAGCGGCGAACGGCTGAATTTGCAAGGCCTTCTCCGGTGATTCAGGTTATTTCAGA